The Cytophagales bacterium genomic sequence GCGGGCAGATATTTTTTTATTATTCTTACATAAGGGAGCGTGTAGGTTTGGATGAGAGCATCGTGGTAGCTCCAGTAGGTTAGTATTAGAATATTTTTAGTTCCTTTTATCTTAATTTCTGTCATTTTTTAGCGCCTCAATTAATTTTTTCCCTATTAATATTTTAGGCAGTAACATTAACAACTCTTTCCTCAACCCAATTTCGTTAACTGCTTTCCACCAGAATTTCAATCCATTTTTTAAATCATTATCCAGATAACTGTGAATAGCACAAAAATAGAAAGAGTAACCCTTTAAAGTAGAAATTTGTTTTGGTACTAATGGCACGTTTTTGTTGATCCAATCTGTTGCCAGGAGTCTTTTTTGTATTATCATCTGGTTATCTGAGCGCATGGATCTGGCAAGGTGGTCACGTACCAGAATGGTTGATCTTCCAATAATATAAATTTTATCATGAATCAGGTTTTTGACAAGAAACATCCAGTCCTCCATAATGGCATATTTCCTATCTTCATGAAACCGATTCACCTCACCCCCTACCCCCTCTCCACCAAGGTGGAGAGGGGAAATAAATGGATCTTTTTTAATACAAAAATGACAGGCAAAGGGATTTCCCTTTAATACCAGGTCAATATCATAAAAACCTTCCTGCAAACGGCTTACGGTTGATATTTGTAGTGAGCGGGCATGCCCGCTCACTACACTACGAAAAAATTCATATTTGGTAGCAAAAAAATTCGCCTCAGGGTAACCTTTAATGGTATCATATAACACCTGCAGGTGATCGGGTTTCATCAGATCATCTGAATCAAAGAAGATAATATAGCAGCCTTTGGCTTTTTCAATACCATTATTCCTGGCAGCTCCTCTTTCTGCATTTTTTTGCCGTAAATAATTTATTTTAGGATCATTACCAAACTGCTGCTTAATAATTTGCTGCGTATTATCCGTACTACCATCATCTATAATAATAATTTCAAAGTCTTGAAAATCCTGTTTTATTATAGAGCTGATTGTTTCACCAATAAGATGAGATCGATTATAGGTTGGAATTATAATACTAAAGAAAGGCATAGTAAGCTCAAATATGTAAATCAAAAATCACAAAAGCCATCCCGAGTACTCGGGATGAAAAATGCACCAAAATTATATTGTTATGACACTAGTTGTCATTTTTTATTCATGCTGCTCTAACTTTCAATTTTCTAAATATCACCCCAATAAGATAAAAAAGATTTACATTTCTCCCTCTACTTCTCAATTGTTCTATCCTAAATAAGTTGTAGAATCTAGTATATTTTCCTTTTTGGGGCCTTTGGTATCTTCCATTCACTCCCAGCGTATCCATTCCAAAAGGAAACTTTAAGCAAAACAACAAGGAATCTGAGGATAATGATATATCGCAATTCTCATAATGTCTTTGCACCTTTATCAATCCTGATTTGAAGGACAACTCATATGTTTGGTCATAATCACAAAGATGTATGGTTGCGGGTTTTAATTGCTTTAAAAAGAAATTGATTAGCAAATCATTATTTTTTATACATTCATTTCTGTATTCATCAAAAACCACTTTCACTTCTTTTATGTCTATTTTTGGACTTGACAAGAGCAGCGGATTTTCAAAAACGCTGGAGTAATCTTTAGCATATTTTTCTAAAGACTTCAACGAATCATGGTCATCATTTACAGTATATTCTTCCCCGGGATAAAGAATTACCGGCTCTACATCTGTATTATCTTTAAGAAATTTATGAGCTCTATCTATTGTAGTGATCTTATCATTTATGTAATAATTTTCTTTGTGAGCAAACCAGACGAAA encodes the following:
- a CDS encoding glycosyltransferase family 2 protein yields the protein MPFFSIIIPTYNRSHLIGETISSIIKQDFQDFEIIIIDDGSTDNTQQIIKQQFGNDPKINYLRQKNAERGAARNNGIEKAKGCYIIFFDSDDLMKPDHLQVLYDTIKGYPEANFFATKYEFFRSVVSGHARSLQISTVSRLQEGFYDIDLVLKGNPFACHFCIKKDPFISPLHLGGEGVGGEVNRFHEDRKYAIMEDWMFLVKNLIHDKIYIIGRSTILVRDHLARSMRSDNQMIIQKRLLATDWINKNVPLVPKQISTLKGYSFYFCAIHSYLDNDLKNGLKFWWKAVNEIGLRKELLMLLPKILIGKKLIEALKNDRN